A genomic segment from Aegilops tauschii subsp. strangulata cultivar AL8/78 chromosome 1, Aet v6.0, whole genome shotgun sequence encodes:
- the LOC141026328 gene encoding probable GABA transporter 2, which translates to MYTTLVPYGPLKLYHFIVAVASVLALLSQMPSFHSLRYINLGSLVLSVGYTILVSAACIRAGLSSNAPAKDYSLSTSKSEKTFDAFLSVSILAAAFGNGILPEIQATLVPPAAGKMVKALVINYSVAFFTFYPLAITGYWAFGKTVQSNAIQSLMPATGPSLAPRWLLCLTVVLVLFQLLAIALLYAQVVYEVMEKRVADATRGRFSWRNLLPRVAMRTLYVALCAFVAAALPFFGEIVGVIGAVGYIPLDFILPVVMYNMVVSPPRRSVVYVTNVAIMVLFTGLGVIGAVASVRKLALNAGRFTLFNDHVVK; encoded by the exons ATGTACACGACCTTGGTGCCATATGGCCCTTTGAAGCTGTACCATTTCATCGTCGCCGTCGCCTCTGTGCTAGCTCTCTTGTCCCAAATGCCGTCATTCCACTCGCTGCGGTACATTAACCTCGGCTCGTTGGTCCTTAGCGTTGGCTACACCATCCTCGTCTCCGCCGCTTGCATTCGGGCAG GTCTCTCGAGCAACGCTCCGGCGAAAGATTACTCGCTGAGCACATCCAAGTCGGAGAAGACTTTCGACGCCTTCCTCTCCGTCTCCATCCTAGCCGCGGCGTTCGGGAACGGCATCCTGCCGGAGATCCAGGCCACGCTGGTACCTCCGGCGGCCGGCAAGATGGTGAAGGCGCTGGTGATCAACTACTCGGTGGCATTCTTCACCTTCTACCCACTAGCCATCACCGGCTACTGGGCCTTCGGCAAAACGGTCCAGTCCAACGCCATCCAGAGCTTGATGCCGGCGACGGGACCCTCGTTGGCCCCAAGGTGGCTGCTTTGCCTCACCGTTGTGCTCGTCCTCTTCCAGCTCCTGGCCATCGCGCTTCTCTACGCGCAGGTGGTGTACGAGGTCATGGAGAAAAGGGTGGCAGACGCGACGCGGGGGAGGTTCTCGTGGCGGAACCTGTTGCCACGGGTGGCGATGCGGACCTTGTACGTGGCGCTATGCGCGTTCGTGGCGGCGGCGCTGCCGTTCTTCGGCGAGATTGTGGGCGTGATCGGCGCCGTGGGGTACATCCCGCTCGACTTTATACTCCCCGTCGTCATGTACAACATGGTAGTGTCGCCCCCTAGGAGGTCGGTGGTGTATGTGACCAACGTGGCGATCATGGTCTTGTTCACCGGCCTCGGGGTCATTGGCGCAGTCGCATCCGTGAGGAAGCTCGCGCTCAACGCCGGGCGTTTCACGCTCTTCAACGACCATGTCGTCAAATGA
- the LOC109785425 gene encoding uncharacterized protein, translated as MGSEPKEMKYRRRARAPEPGDYGQCGGGGGVVDWAALKQQDPAELLRKLDEIRDQITRSCEAAGPRPADPPHRMGRGAVSMRHSHADPLPPPPGRGAPPEYYRSSRHAGRYGQGGPPSSYDQRSVCDDRYARQPSGRFRQPRPEGQWEGYGYGGHHSSCQCGQCVHGQRAMPPQEESIPMARFFAGQQRPPYQFDRSASSISSEYDRRSVASSLYSHLSMSKRRVEYFSKRADSFCRPTKGGAPFVVCSSCNQLLQLPPGKCTSPKQNQVQCGSCSEVVTLKLKGAKVHPVIPSSSFSVPKSVRSSDRRAPQSSGWYPYEDDDTSSFGSYRQKQNFSDNLSQSSIGSYGSSTSKERGPNKISQVKPVSVSKSRFADSPKDILCQGDADSQVEASVIRTISPQAPVLEDKLVDPFSSQQNDCSGGDQIKSKRYGLNSKGNFDVRGERIDVKCEQKSNESRKDGFSGETMKKTYGQKYLKQLNASCHDGHMGSKNTRKANSDDSRSSSLEDEATSKKYEEKSRQDDNNFEAQGVNKRYDNCNKEGYNNDFGFDSITKTCEEESVQDDYAKSLSSNCENAKGVAKNESSVSERTNTSSHVSSDAGLDEIQSSAGKSGDSSFFGGFLKKGFKDLSLFNQSMDSVKVSINGHPISERALRKAEKKAGPVSPGSYWYDQRAGFWGVMGHECSGIIPPFIKEFSYSMPKNCAGGNTGVLVNGRELHQKDFDLLVKRGLQRFSEKSYTVDISGNVIDAATGDKLRSLGKLAPTIEKMKRGFGMHVPEEIS; from the exons ATGGGGAGCGAGCCCAAGGAGATGAAGTACAGGCGGAGGGCGAGGGCGCCCGAGCCGGGGGACTACGGGCAatgcggcgggggcggcggcgtggTGGACTGGGCCGCGCTCAAGCAGCAGGACCCGGCGGAGCTGCTCAGGAAGCTGGACGAGATACGGGACCAGATCACCAGGTCCTGCGAGGCCGCGGGGCCGCGGCCGGCGGACCCGCCGCACCGCATGGGCCGAGGCGCCGTCTCCATGCGCCACTCGCACGCCGACCCCCTGCCACCCCCGCCGGGCCGTGGTGCGCCGCCGGAGTACTACCGCTCCTCGCGCCACGCCGGCCGGTACGGGCAAGGCGGGCCGCCGAGCTCGTACGACCAGCGGTCCGTGTGCGATGACAGGTACGCGAGGCAGCCCAGCGGGAGGTTCCGGCAGCCGCGCCCGGAGGGGCAGTGGGAGGGCTATGGCTACGGCGGCCACCACAGCTCGTGCCAGTGTGGGCAGTGCGTGCACGGCCAGCGGGCCATGCCACCGCAGGAGGAGAGCATTCCGATGGCCAGGTTCTTCGCGGGGCAGCAGAGGCCGCCGTACCAGTTCGACAGGTCCGCCTCGTCGATATCGTCAGAGTACGACCGGAGATCGGTGGCCTCGTCGCTCTACTCGCACCTTTCGATGTCCAAGAGAAGGGTGGAGTACTTCAGCAAGAGGGCAGACAGCTTCTGCCGGCCGACGAAGGGCGGCGCGCCGTTCGTCGTGTGCAGCTCCTGTAACCAGCTTCTGCAGCTGCCTCCTGGGAAATGCACATCACCGAAGCAGAACCAGGTTCAGTGTGGCTCCTGCTCAGAGGTTGTTACTTTGAAGCTCAAGGGTGCGAAAGTTCACCCGGTGATCCCATCATCGTCTTTCAGTGTACCGAAAAGCGTGAGAAGCTCCGATCGTCGGGCTCCTCAAAGTTCTGGGTGGTATCCATATGAGGATGATGACACTTCCAGTTTCGGTAGCTATCGACAGAAACAGAATTTTTCCGACAATCTGTCGCAGTCTTCTATTGGAAGCTATGGCAGCAGCACAAGCAAAGAGCGGGGGCCAAACAAGATCAGTCAGGTAAAACCTGTATCCGTCAGCAAGTCTAGATTTGCAGATAGCCCAAAAGATATATTATGTCAAGGAGATGCAGACAGTCAGGTCGAAGCTTCAGTTATTCGCACAATCAGTCCACAAGCCCCAGTTTTAGAGGATAAACTTGTTGATCCCTTTTCCAGCCAGCAAAATGATTGCAGTGGTGGGGATCAAATCAAGAGCAAGAGGTATGGCTTAAATAGCAAAGGAAACTTTGATGTTAGAGGTGAGAGGATTGATGTGAAATGTGAACAAAAGAGCAATGAAAGTCGGAAGGATGGATTTAGTGGAGAAACTATGAAGAAAACATATGGACAGAAATATCTCAAGCAACTTAATGCTAGTTGTCATGATGGTCACATGGGTAGCAAGAACACGCGGAAGGCCAATAGTGATGATAGCAGGAGCAGCAGCCTTGAAGATGAAGCTACAAGCAAAAAGTATGAAGAAAAGAGCAGACAAGATGACAACAACTTTGAGGCTCAAGGCGTTAATAAGAGATACGACAACTGCAACAAGGAAGGTTATAACAATGACTTTGGATTTGATAGCATTACTAAGACATGTGAAGAAGAGAGCGTACAAGATGACTATGCGAAATCACTGTCCTCGAACTGTGAAAATGCCAAGGGAGTAGCCAAAAATGAGTCATCAGTCAGTGAGCGAACAAATACTAGCTCGCATGTCTCTTCTGATGCTGGGCTAGATGAAATTCAATCTTCAGCTGGTAAGAGTGGGGATTCATCATTTTTTGGTGGTTTCTTAAAGAAAGGTTTCAAAGATCTTTCTTTATTCAACCAGTCTATGGACAGTGTCAAGGTTTCCATCAATGGTCATCCAATCTCTGAACGTGCTCTTCGTAAGGCGGAGAAAAAAGCTGGTCCTGTTAGCCCTGGTTCATATTG GTATGACCAACGTGCTGGATTTTGGGGTGTCATGGGGCATGAGTGCAGCGGCATTATTCCT CCATTTATAAAAGAATTCAGTTATTCAATGCCCAAGAATTGTGCCGGTGGGAACACTGGAGTGCTTGTAAATGGCAGAGAACTTCATCAGAAAGATTTCGATTTGCTTGTAAAGAGAGGCCTTCAACGTTTCTCTGAAAAATCATATACCGTTGATATCTCAGGAAATGTGATTGATGCTGCAACTGGAGACAAATTACGCAGCCTTGGAAAGCTCGCTCCTAC AATCGAGAAGATGAAACGCGGTTTTGGCATGCACGTCCCTGAAGAGATAAGTTAG
- the LOC109785428 gene encoding probable GABA transporter 2, producing MAARTGPAVSSPSAAVADEAATRRSDGEGKAAGDAGAEFVLESKGTWWHAGFHLTTAMVGPAVLSLPYALRGIGWALGLATLSALAAVSFYTYYAMSRVLDHCEAAGRRHIRFRDLAADVLGSGWAFYLMVAVQGAINVGVTIGSILLAGNSLQRTY from the exons ATGGCCGCGCGCACCGGACCCGCGGTGTCCTCCCCCTCCGCGGCCGTCGCCGATGAGGCCGCGACCCGCCGCAGTGACGGCGAAGGGAAAGCGGCGGGGGACGCGGGGGCGGAGTTCGTGCTGGAGTCCAAGGGCACGTGGTGGCACGCGGGGTTCCACCTCACCACCGCCATGGTGGGGCCGGCGGTGCTGTCGCTGCCGTACGCGCTGCGGGGGATCGGCTGGGCGCTCGGCCTCGCCACGCTCTCCGCGCTAGCCGCCGTCTCCTTCTACACCTACTACGCCATGTCCCGGGTGCTCGACCACTGCGAggccgccggccgccgccacaTCCGCTTCCGCGACCTCGCCGCCGACGTCCTGG GGTCTGGATGGGCGTTCTACCTGATGGTGGCCGTGCAGGGTGCGATCAACGTCGGGGTCACCATTGGAAGTATCTTGCTCGCCGGCAATTCTCTACAG AGAACTTATTAG